One genomic region from Oncorhynchus clarkii lewisi isolate Uvic-CL-2024 chromosome 21, UVic_Ocla_1.0, whole genome shotgun sequence encodes:
- the LOC139378660 gene encoding importin-8-like isoform X4 yields MDPNRIIQALKGTIDPNLRIAAENELNQSYKIINFAPTLLQIIVSEQVEFPVRQAAAIYLKNMVSQYWQDREPSLGEVVFPFNIHENDRTQIRNHIVEAIIQCPESIRAQLTVCLRAIIKHDFPGRWTAIVDKIGLYLQSQNSGSWYGSLLALYQLVKTYEYKKAEERDPLLAAMQIFLPRIQQLVTQLLPDGTIFSVLIQKQILKIFHALVQYSLPLQLINNTVITQWMELLRAVMDRDVPPETLEVDEDDRPDLVWWKSKKWALHIITRLFERYGSPGNVTKEYFEFADFFLKTYAVGIQQVLLKVLDQHRQKQYVTPHVLQKSLNYLNQGLSHSLTWKHMKPHMQTISQEVIFPLMCYKDEDEKLWQEDPYEYIRMKFNVYDDHALPATAAQSLLCKAARKRKEVLPQMMEFCHQIMMEPSADPRRKDGALHVIGSLAELLLKKRLYREQMELMLQNYVFPLLNSPLGYLRARSCWVLHSFSPLRFHNELVLRNAVELVKQGLVADKEMPVKVEAAIALQTLVSNQEQAKVYIRPYIRPVMQELLHVIKETENDDLTNVIQKMICEYNQEVAVIAVDMTQNLAEIFTKVLQSEEYEENEDKTVMALGILSTIDTILTVMEDHKEITQQLEGICLQVIGLVLQKPIIEFYEEILSLGFGLTCQTISPQMWQLLAVLYEVFQHDCFDYFTDMMPLLHNYVTVDTDMLLSNPKYLEVIYNMCKKVLTSDAGEDAECHAAKLLEVIVLQCRGRGIDQCIPLFVEVVLERLTRGVKSSELRTMCLQVAIAALYYNPALLIHTLDNMHFPHTPQPITAHFINQWMNDTEFFLGLHDRKMCIIGLSVLMELPSRPVVVDGIAAQIVPSVLLLFLGLKHLYSSRLNKPDLLACTGVPEEDQNEEIPSDEDEVNENCNAMMQQQTCTRVGHEDDEGEDEDEDYWDEEGLEGTPLEEYNTPLEYDNGEDEYQFFTAALLRVQNTDQPWYQSLTMPLSDDQKKQLQEIYSLSQQRRSTAAKGQ; encoded by the exons ATGGATCCCAATCGGATAATTCAAGCCCTGAAAGGGACGATCGATCCCAACCTCCGGATAGCGGCTGAAAACGAACTCAATCAG TCGTACAAGATCATCAACTTCGCCCCCACTCTGCTCCAGATCATTGTGTCTGAACAGGTGGAGTTCCCTGTTCGCCAAGCAG CGGCCATCTACCTAAAGAACATGGTGAGCCAGTACTGGCAGGACCGCGAGCCCTCTCTAGGGGAGGTGGTGTTCCCCTTCAACATCCACGAGAACGACCGCACGCAGATCAGAAACCACATCGTGGAGGCCATCATCCAGTGTCCCGAGTCCATCCG GGCCCAGTTGACAGTGTGTTTGCGAGCCATCATAAAGCATGACTTCCCTGGGCGCTGGACGGCCATAGTGGATAAGATCGGCCTGTATCTGCAGTCTCAGAACAGTGGCAGCTGGTACGGCAGCCTGCTGGCCCTCTACCAGCTTGTCAAGACCTACGA gtataAGAAGGCGGAGGAGAGGGATCCGCTGCTAGCAGCCATGCAGATCTTCCTGCCCCGTATACAGCAGCTCGTCACCCAGCTACTGCCTGACGGCACCATCTTCTCTGTCCTCATACAGAAACAGATCCTCAAGATCTTCCACGCTCTCGTACAA TACTCCCTGCCTCTCCAGCTGATTAATAACACAGTCATTACCCAGTGGATGGAGCTCCTCAGAGCTGTTATGGACAGAGATGTCCCCCCA GAGACGTTGGAAGTGGATGAGGATGACCGTCCTGACTTGGTGTGGTGGAAGAGTAAGAAGTGGGCCCTACACATCATCACCAGACTGTTCGAGAG GTACGGAAGCCCAGGCAACGTGACAAAGGAGTACTTTGAGTTTGCAGACTTTTTCTTGAAGACGTACGCTGTAGGGATCCAACAG GTCCTGTTGAAGGTGCTGGACCAACACCGACAGAAGCAGTATGTCACGCCTCACGTCCTCCAGAAGTCTCTTAACTACCTGAACCAGGGCCTGTCTCACTCCCTCACCTGGAAACACATGAAGCCACACATGCAG ACCATCAGCCAAGAGGTGATCTTCCCTCTAATGTGTTACAAAGACGAGGATGAGAAACTGTGGCAGGAGGATCCATACGAGTACATTCGCATGAAATTCA ATGTGTATGATGACCATGCCCTCCCTGCCACCGCCGCCCAGAGCCTCCTGTGTAAAGCAGCCCGCAAGAGGAAGGAG gttCTTCCCCAGATGATGGAATTCTGCCACCAGATCATGATGGAGCCCTCTGCTGACCCCCGCAGGAAGGATGGGGCGCTGCACGTCATCGGCTCACTGGCCGAACTCCTACTGAAG AAGAGGCTGTACAGGGAGCAGATGGAGCTGATGTTACAGAATTACGTTTTCCCTCTACTCAACTCCCCTCTGGGATACCTCCGGGCCAGG TCGTGCTGGGTGCTGCATTCGTTCAGCCCGCTGCGTTTCCATAACGAGTTGGTCCTGAGGAATGCGGTGGAGCTGGTCAAACAGGGCCTGGTAGCAGACAAGGAGATGCCCGTCAAGGTGGAGGCTGCTATCGCCTTGCAGACACTGGTCAGCAACCAGGAGCAAG ctAAGGTCTACATCAGGCCCTACATCCGGCCTGTCATGCAGGAGCTGCTCCACGTCATCAAGGAGACGGAGAACGATGACCTCACTAATGTCATTCAGAAGATGATCTGCGAGTACAACCAGGAAGTGGCTGTCATCGCCGTCGACATGACCCAGAACCTG GCTGAGATATTCACCAAGGTGCTACAGAGTGAAGAGTATGAGGAGAATGAAGACAAGACGGTGATGGCTCTGGGGATCCTCAGCACCATAGACACCATACTCACTGTTATGGAGGACCACAAGGAG atcacTCAGCAGTTGGAGGGCATCTGTTTACAGGTGATAGGCCTGGTGCTGCAGAAGCCCATCATAG agtTCTACGAGGAGATTCTGTCCCTGGGGTTTGGGCTGACCTGCCAGACCATCTCCCCTCAGATGTGGCAGCTACTGGCGGTGCTCTACGAGGTCTTCCAGCACGACTGCTTTGACTACTTCACGG ATATGATGCCTCTTTTGCACAACTACGTTACCGTGGATACAGACATGCTCCTGTCCAACCCCAAATATTTAGAGGTCATATACAACATGTGCAAAAAG GTGCTGACCAGTGATGCAGGTGAGGATGCAGAGTGTCACGCTGCTAAGCTGCTAGAGGTCATCGTCCTCCAGTGTCGGGGGAGGGGCATCGACCAG TGTATCCCGTTGTTTGTGGAGGTTGTGTTGGAGCGGCTAACCAGAGGTGTGAAGTCCAGTGAGCTGAGGACCATGTGTCTGCAGGTGGCCATCGCTGCTCTCTACTACAACCCAGCCCTGCTCATCCACACGCTGGACAACATGCACTTCCCCCACACCCCACAGCCCATCACCGCTCACTTCATCAACCAGTGGATGAATGACACTGAGTTCTTCCTGGG gctcCATGACCGTAAGATGTGTATCATTGGACTGAGTGTTCTGATGGAGCTACCCTCCAGGCCAGTGGTGGTAGACGGGATAGCGGCTCAGATTGTCCCCAGCGtcctgctcctcttcctggggCTCAAACACCTTTACTCCTCCCGCCTCAACAAGCCAGATCTTCTGGCCTGTACTGGGGTACCGGAGGAAGACCAGAACG AGGAGATCCCTAGTGATGAGGACGAGGTGAATGAGAACTGTAACGCCATGATGCAACAGCAAACCTGCACACGCGTAGGCCACGAGGACGatgagggggaggatgaggatgaagacTACTGGGATGAAGAAGGGCTGGAGGGGACACCCCTGGAGGAGTACAACACGCCTCTGGAATATGACAATGGAGAGGACGAGTACCAGTTCTTCACTGCTGCCCTACTCA GGGTCCAGAACACTGACCAGCCTTGGTACCAATCTCTGACCATGCCCCTCAGTGATGACCAGAAGAAACAGCTGCAGGAGATCTACAGCCTGTCCCAGCAGAGGAGGAGCACCGCTGCCAAGGGCCAATG A
- the LOC139378660 gene encoding importin-8-like isoform X2: MDPNRIIQALKGTIDPNLRIAAENELNQSYKIINFAPTLLQIIVSEQVEFPVRQAAAIYLKNMVSQYWQDREPSLGEVVFPFNIHENDRTQIRNHIVEAIIQCPESIRAQLTVCLRAIIKHDFPGRWTAIVDKIGLYLQSQNSGSWYGSLLALYQLVKTYEYKKAEERDPLLAAMQIFLPRIQQLVTQLLPDGTIFSVLIQKQILKIFHALVQYSLPLQLINNTVITQWMELLRAVMDRDVPPETLEVDEDDRPDLVWWKSKKWALHIITRLFERYGSPGNVTKEYFEFADFFLKTYAVGIQQVLLKVLDQHRQKQYVTPHVLQKSLNYLNQGLSHSLTWKHMKPHMQTISQEVIFPLMCYKDEDEKLWQEDPYEYIRMKFNVYDDHALPATAAQSLLCKAARKRKEVLPQMMEFCHQIMMEPSADPRRKDGALHVIGSLAELLLKKRLYREQMELMLQNYVFPLLNSPLGYLRARSCWVLHSFSPLRFHNELVLRNAVELVKQGLVADKEMPVKVEAAIALQTLVSNQEQAKVYIRPYIRPVMQELLHVIKETENDDLTNVIQKMICEYNQEVAVIAVDMTQNLAEIFTKVLQSEEYEENEDKTVMALGILSTIDTILTVMEDHKEITQQLEGICLQVIGLVLQKPIIGMAEFYEEILSLGFGLTCQTISPQMWQLLAVLYEVFQHDCFDYFTDMMPLLHNYVTVDTDMLLSNPKYLEVIYNMCKKVLTSDAGEDAECHAAKLLEVIVLQCRGRGIDQCIPLFVEVVLERLTRGVKSSELRTMCLQVAIAALYYNPALLIHTLDNMHFPHTPQPITAHFINQWMNDTEFFLGLHDRKMCIIGLSVLMELPSRPVVVDGIAAQIVPSVLLLFLGLKHLYSSRLNKPDLLACTGVPEEDQNEEIPSDEDEVNENCNAMMQQQTCTRVGHEDDEGEDEDEDYWDEEGLEGTPLEEYNTPLEYDNGEDEYQFFTAALLRVQNTDQPWYQSLTMPLSDDQKKQLQEIYSLSQQRRSTAAKGQ, translated from the exons ATGGATCCCAATCGGATAATTCAAGCCCTGAAAGGGACGATCGATCCCAACCTCCGGATAGCGGCTGAAAACGAACTCAATCAG TCGTACAAGATCATCAACTTCGCCCCCACTCTGCTCCAGATCATTGTGTCTGAACAGGTGGAGTTCCCTGTTCGCCAAGCAG CGGCCATCTACCTAAAGAACATGGTGAGCCAGTACTGGCAGGACCGCGAGCCCTCTCTAGGGGAGGTGGTGTTCCCCTTCAACATCCACGAGAACGACCGCACGCAGATCAGAAACCACATCGTGGAGGCCATCATCCAGTGTCCCGAGTCCATCCG GGCCCAGTTGACAGTGTGTTTGCGAGCCATCATAAAGCATGACTTCCCTGGGCGCTGGACGGCCATAGTGGATAAGATCGGCCTGTATCTGCAGTCTCAGAACAGTGGCAGCTGGTACGGCAGCCTGCTGGCCCTCTACCAGCTTGTCAAGACCTACGA gtataAGAAGGCGGAGGAGAGGGATCCGCTGCTAGCAGCCATGCAGATCTTCCTGCCCCGTATACAGCAGCTCGTCACCCAGCTACTGCCTGACGGCACCATCTTCTCTGTCCTCATACAGAAACAGATCCTCAAGATCTTCCACGCTCTCGTACAA TACTCCCTGCCTCTCCAGCTGATTAATAACACAGTCATTACCCAGTGGATGGAGCTCCTCAGAGCTGTTATGGACAGAGATGTCCCCCCA GAGACGTTGGAAGTGGATGAGGATGACCGTCCTGACTTGGTGTGGTGGAAGAGTAAGAAGTGGGCCCTACACATCATCACCAGACTGTTCGAGAG GTACGGAAGCCCAGGCAACGTGACAAAGGAGTACTTTGAGTTTGCAGACTTTTTCTTGAAGACGTACGCTGTAGGGATCCAACAG GTCCTGTTGAAGGTGCTGGACCAACACCGACAGAAGCAGTATGTCACGCCTCACGTCCTCCAGAAGTCTCTTAACTACCTGAACCAGGGCCTGTCTCACTCCCTCACCTGGAAACACATGAAGCCACACATGCAG ACCATCAGCCAAGAGGTGATCTTCCCTCTAATGTGTTACAAAGACGAGGATGAGAAACTGTGGCAGGAGGATCCATACGAGTACATTCGCATGAAATTCA ATGTGTATGATGACCATGCCCTCCCTGCCACCGCCGCCCAGAGCCTCCTGTGTAAAGCAGCCCGCAAGAGGAAGGAG gttCTTCCCCAGATGATGGAATTCTGCCACCAGATCATGATGGAGCCCTCTGCTGACCCCCGCAGGAAGGATGGGGCGCTGCACGTCATCGGCTCACTGGCCGAACTCCTACTGAAG AAGAGGCTGTACAGGGAGCAGATGGAGCTGATGTTACAGAATTACGTTTTCCCTCTACTCAACTCCCCTCTGGGATACCTCCGGGCCAGG TCGTGCTGGGTGCTGCATTCGTTCAGCCCGCTGCGTTTCCATAACGAGTTGGTCCTGAGGAATGCGGTGGAGCTGGTCAAACAGGGCCTGGTAGCAGACAAGGAGATGCCCGTCAAGGTGGAGGCTGCTATCGCCTTGCAGACACTGGTCAGCAACCAGGAGCAAG ctAAGGTCTACATCAGGCCCTACATCCGGCCTGTCATGCAGGAGCTGCTCCACGTCATCAAGGAGACGGAGAACGATGACCTCACTAATGTCATTCAGAAGATGATCTGCGAGTACAACCAGGAAGTGGCTGTCATCGCCGTCGACATGACCCAGAACCTG GCTGAGATATTCACCAAGGTGCTACAGAGTGAAGAGTATGAGGAGAATGAAGACAAGACGGTGATGGCTCTGGGGATCCTCAGCACCATAGACACCATACTCACTGTTATGGAGGACCACAAGGAG atcacTCAGCAGTTGGAGGGCATCTGTTTACAGGTGATAGGCCTGGTGCTGCAGAAGCCCATCATAGGTATGGCAG agtTCTACGAGGAGATTCTGTCCCTGGGGTTTGGGCTGACCTGCCAGACCATCTCCCCTCAGATGTGGCAGCTACTGGCGGTGCTCTACGAGGTCTTCCAGCACGACTGCTTTGACTACTTCACGG ATATGATGCCTCTTTTGCACAACTACGTTACCGTGGATACAGACATGCTCCTGTCCAACCCCAAATATTTAGAGGTCATATACAACATGTGCAAAAAG GTGCTGACCAGTGATGCAGGTGAGGATGCAGAGTGTCACGCTGCTAAGCTGCTAGAGGTCATCGTCCTCCAGTGTCGGGGGAGGGGCATCGACCAG TGTATCCCGTTGTTTGTGGAGGTTGTGTTGGAGCGGCTAACCAGAGGTGTGAAGTCCAGTGAGCTGAGGACCATGTGTCTGCAGGTGGCCATCGCTGCTCTCTACTACAACCCAGCCCTGCTCATCCACACGCTGGACAACATGCACTTCCCCCACACCCCACAGCCCATCACCGCTCACTTCATCAACCAGTGGATGAATGACACTGAGTTCTTCCTGGG gctcCATGACCGTAAGATGTGTATCATTGGACTGAGTGTTCTGATGGAGCTACCCTCCAGGCCAGTGGTGGTAGACGGGATAGCGGCTCAGATTGTCCCCAGCGtcctgctcctcttcctggggCTCAAACACCTTTACTCCTCCCGCCTCAACAAGCCAGATCTTCTGGCCTGTACTGGGGTACCGGAGGAAGACCAGAACG AGGAGATCCCTAGTGATGAGGACGAGGTGAATGAGAACTGTAACGCCATGATGCAACAGCAAACCTGCACACGCGTAGGCCACGAGGACGatgagggggaggatgaggatgaagacTACTGGGATGAAGAAGGGCTGGAGGGGACACCCCTGGAGGAGTACAACACGCCTCTGGAATATGACAATGGAGAGGACGAGTACCAGTTCTTCACTGCTGCCCTACTCA GGGTCCAGAACACTGACCAGCCTTGGTACCAATCTCTGACCATGCCCCTCAGTGATGACCAGAAGAAACAGCTGCAGGAGATCTACAGCCTGTCCCAGCAGAGGAGGAGCACCGCTGCCAAGGGCCAATG A
- the LOC139378660 gene encoding importin-8-like isoform X3, with translation MDPNRIIQALKGTIDPNLRIAAENELNQSYKIINFAPTLLQIIVSEQVEFPVRQAAAIYLKNMVSQYWQDREPSLGEVVFPFNIHENDRTQIRNHIVEAIIQCPESIRAQLTVCLRAIIKHDFPGRWTAIVDKIGLYLQSQNSGSWYGSLLALYQLVKTYEYKKAEERDPLLAAMQIFLPRIQQLVTQLLPDGTIFSVLIQKQILKIFHALVQYSLPLQLINNTVITQWMELLRAVMDRDVPPETLEVDEDDRPDLVWWKSKKWALHIITRLFERYGSPGNVTKEYFEFADFFLKTYAVGIQQVLLKVLDQHRQKQYVTPHVLQKSLNYLNQGLSHSLTWKHMKPHMQTISQEVIFPLMCYKDEDEKLWQEDPYEYIRMKFNVYDDHALPATAAQSLLCKAARKRKEVLPQMMEFCHQIMMEPSADPRRKDGALHVIGSLAELLLKKRLYREQMELMLQNYVFPLLNSPLGYLRARSCWVLHSFSPLRFHNELVLRNAVELVKQGLVADKEMPVKVEAAIALQTLVSNQEQAKVYIRPYIRPVMQELLHVIKETENDDLTNVIQKMICEYNQEVAVIAVDMTQNLAEIFTKVLQSEEYEENEDKTVMALGILSTIDTILTVMEDHKEITQQLEGICLQVIGLVLQKPIIEFYEEILSLGFGLTCQTISPQMWQLLAVLYEVFQHDCFDYFTDMMPLLHNYVTVDTDMLLSNPKYLEVIYNMCKKVLTSDAGEDAECHAAKLLEVIVLQCRGRGIDQCIPLFVEVVLERLTRGVKSSELRTMCLQVAIAALYYNPALLIHTLDNMHFPHTPQPITAHFINQWMNDTEFFLGLHDRKMCIIGLSVLMELPSRPVVVDGIAAQIVPSVLLLFLGLKHLYSSRLNKPDLLACTGVPEEDQNEEIPSDEDEVNENCNAMMQQQTCTRVGHEDDEGEDEDEDYWDEEGLEGTPLEEYNTPLEYDNGEDEYQFFTAALLRVQNTDQPWYQSLTMPLSDDQKKQLQEIYSLSQQRRSTAAKGQW, from the exons ATGGATCCCAATCGGATAATTCAAGCCCTGAAAGGGACGATCGATCCCAACCTCCGGATAGCGGCTGAAAACGAACTCAATCAG TCGTACAAGATCATCAACTTCGCCCCCACTCTGCTCCAGATCATTGTGTCTGAACAGGTGGAGTTCCCTGTTCGCCAAGCAG CGGCCATCTACCTAAAGAACATGGTGAGCCAGTACTGGCAGGACCGCGAGCCCTCTCTAGGGGAGGTGGTGTTCCCCTTCAACATCCACGAGAACGACCGCACGCAGATCAGAAACCACATCGTGGAGGCCATCATCCAGTGTCCCGAGTCCATCCG GGCCCAGTTGACAGTGTGTTTGCGAGCCATCATAAAGCATGACTTCCCTGGGCGCTGGACGGCCATAGTGGATAAGATCGGCCTGTATCTGCAGTCTCAGAACAGTGGCAGCTGGTACGGCAGCCTGCTGGCCCTCTACCAGCTTGTCAAGACCTACGA gtataAGAAGGCGGAGGAGAGGGATCCGCTGCTAGCAGCCATGCAGATCTTCCTGCCCCGTATACAGCAGCTCGTCACCCAGCTACTGCCTGACGGCACCATCTTCTCTGTCCTCATACAGAAACAGATCCTCAAGATCTTCCACGCTCTCGTACAA TACTCCCTGCCTCTCCAGCTGATTAATAACACAGTCATTACCCAGTGGATGGAGCTCCTCAGAGCTGTTATGGACAGAGATGTCCCCCCA GAGACGTTGGAAGTGGATGAGGATGACCGTCCTGACTTGGTGTGGTGGAAGAGTAAGAAGTGGGCCCTACACATCATCACCAGACTGTTCGAGAG GTACGGAAGCCCAGGCAACGTGACAAAGGAGTACTTTGAGTTTGCAGACTTTTTCTTGAAGACGTACGCTGTAGGGATCCAACAG GTCCTGTTGAAGGTGCTGGACCAACACCGACAGAAGCAGTATGTCACGCCTCACGTCCTCCAGAAGTCTCTTAACTACCTGAACCAGGGCCTGTCTCACTCCCTCACCTGGAAACACATGAAGCCACACATGCAG ACCATCAGCCAAGAGGTGATCTTCCCTCTAATGTGTTACAAAGACGAGGATGAGAAACTGTGGCAGGAGGATCCATACGAGTACATTCGCATGAAATTCA ATGTGTATGATGACCATGCCCTCCCTGCCACCGCCGCCCAGAGCCTCCTGTGTAAAGCAGCCCGCAAGAGGAAGGAG gttCTTCCCCAGATGATGGAATTCTGCCACCAGATCATGATGGAGCCCTCTGCTGACCCCCGCAGGAAGGATGGGGCGCTGCACGTCATCGGCTCACTGGCCGAACTCCTACTGAAG AAGAGGCTGTACAGGGAGCAGATGGAGCTGATGTTACAGAATTACGTTTTCCCTCTACTCAACTCCCCTCTGGGATACCTCCGGGCCAGG TCGTGCTGGGTGCTGCATTCGTTCAGCCCGCTGCGTTTCCATAACGAGTTGGTCCTGAGGAATGCGGTGGAGCTGGTCAAACAGGGCCTGGTAGCAGACAAGGAGATGCCCGTCAAGGTGGAGGCTGCTATCGCCTTGCAGACACTGGTCAGCAACCAGGAGCAAG ctAAGGTCTACATCAGGCCCTACATCCGGCCTGTCATGCAGGAGCTGCTCCACGTCATCAAGGAGACGGAGAACGATGACCTCACTAATGTCATTCAGAAGATGATCTGCGAGTACAACCAGGAAGTGGCTGTCATCGCCGTCGACATGACCCAGAACCTG GCTGAGATATTCACCAAGGTGCTACAGAGTGAAGAGTATGAGGAGAATGAAGACAAGACGGTGATGGCTCTGGGGATCCTCAGCACCATAGACACCATACTCACTGTTATGGAGGACCACAAGGAG atcacTCAGCAGTTGGAGGGCATCTGTTTACAGGTGATAGGCCTGGTGCTGCAGAAGCCCATCATAG agtTCTACGAGGAGATTCTGTCCCTGGGGTTTGGGCTGACCTGCCAGACCATCTCCCCTCAGATGTGGCAGCTACTGGCGGTGCTCTACGAGGTCTTCCAGCACGACTGCTTTGACTACTTCACGG ATATGATGCCTCTTTTGCACAACTACGTTACCGTGGATACAGACATGCTCCTGTCCAACCCCAAATATTTAGAGGTCATATACAACATGTGCAAAAAG GTGCTGACCAGTGATGCAGGTGAGGATGCAGAGTGTCACGCTGCTAAGCTGCTAGAGGTCATCGTCCTCCAGTGTCGGGGGAGGGGCATCGACCAG TGTATCCCGTTGTTTGTGGAGGTTGTGTTGGAGCGGCTAACCAGAGGTGTGAAGTCCAGTGAGCTGAGGACCATGTGTCTGCAGGTGGCCATCGCTGCTCTCTACTACAACCCAGCCCTGCTCATCCACACGCTGGACAACATGCACTTCCCCCACACCCCACAGCCCATCACCGCTCACTTCATCAACCAGTGGATGAATGACACTGAGTTCTTCCTGGG gctcCATGACCGTAAGATGTGTATCATTGGACTGAGTGTTCTGATGGAGCTACCCTCCAGGCCAGTGGTGGTAGACGGGATAGCGGCTCAGATTGTCCCCAGCGtcctgctcctcttcctggggCTCAAACACCTTTACTCCTCCCGCCTCAACAAGCCAGATCTTCTGGCCTGTACTGGGGTACCGGAGGAAGACCAGAACG AGGAGATCCCTAGTGATGAGGACGAGGTGAATGAGAACTGTAACGCCATGATGCAACAGCAAACCTGCACACGCGTAGGCCACGAGGACGatgagggggaggatgaggatgaagacTACTGGGATGAAGAAGGGCTGGAGGGGACACCCCTGGAGGAGTACAACACGCCTCTGGAATATGACAATGGAGAGGACGAGTACCAGTTCTTCACTGCTGCCCTACTCA GGGTCCAGAACACTGACCAGCCTTGGTACCAATCTCTGACCATGCCCCTCAGTGATGACCAGAAGAAACAGCTGCAGGAGATCTACAGCCTGTCCCAGCAGAGGAGGAGCACCGCTGCCAAGGGCCAATGGTGA